ATGCGCATGTAGAAGGCTTTGATTTTCTCCGGGTAGTTCATGACGACGACAGGCCGGCCCACGTGCTCCTCGGTGAGGTAGCGCTCGTGCTCGGTCTGCAAGTCATTGCCCCACTCGGGGGTGTACTCGAACTTCTTCTTCTTGGCGTTCTTCAGGATGGTGATGGCGTCCGTGTAGTCGATGCGCTCGAAGCTGGAGTGAATGAACTTCTCCAGCCGCTCGGTGACGCCCTTCTGCACGCGCTCCTCGAAGAACTTCATGTCCGGGGCGCACTCATTGAGCACCGCTTGGAAGACGTATTTGAGGAAGCGCTCGGCCAGCGCCGCGTCGTCATTGAGGTTGGCGAAGGCGATCTCCGGCTCGATCATCCAGAACTCGGCCAGGTGGCGCGTGGTGTTGGAGTTCTCGGCGCGGAAGGTGGGGCCGAAGGTGTACACCTTGGACATGGCCAGGCAGTACGCCTCCACGTTGAGCTGGCCGGAGACGGTGAGGTAGGCCTCCTTGCCGAAGAAGTCCTTGTGCCAGTCCACCTTGCCCTCGGGCGTGCGGGGCGGGTTGAGGGCATCCAGCGTGGAGACGCGGAACATCTGCCCGGCGCCCTCCGCGTCGCTGGCGGTGATGATGGGGGTGTTCACCCAGAAGAAGCCCTCCTCGTGGAAGAAGCGGTGGATGGCCTGCATGGCCGAGTGGCGCACGCGGGTGACGGAGCTGAAGGTGTTGGTGCGCACGCGCAGGTGGGCCACCTCGCGCAGGAACTCCAGCGTGTGCTGCTTGGGCTGGATGGGGTAGGTGTCCGGGTCGTCCACCAGCCCCAGCACCTGCACCTCGTCGGCCTGCACCTCGAAGGCCTGCCCCTTGCCCTGGGACTGCACCAGGGTGCCCCGGCAGATGACGGAGGCGCCCGTGGTGAGGTGGAGCACCTCCTTCTCGTAGTTGGGCAGCGTGTTGGGGGCGACGACCTGAATGGGATCGAAGCACGAGCCATCGCTCACGTTGACGAAGCTGATGCCCGCCTTCGAGTCCCGGCGCGTGCGCACCCAGCCCCGCACTTCCACCTTGTCCCCCGCGCTCACCGCACCCGCGAGGGCCTTCTTCACACTGATGACCTGCATGGCGCTCTCCCTGGCTTCCAGCTCCCAGCCGGAGCAGCGAGTTAGCCGCGCGCGGGCCGAAGGACAAGGGCCGCGTGGGGGCTCCCGCCAGGACTGACACCCGTGTCAGGGCGCCCGGGGGCAGCAGGCCCGCGGGGGGCCCGGTGGGAGGGAATTCCCAGGGTTATCGCTGGCACTGGAGTTGCTGAGAGGCCTGTTCATGCGCAAGGCACTTCGAATCCTCCTCCTCGTCGCGGGCTGTGCCGTGATGATGGCGACCTCCGATATCGAGGACATGGGCAGACGCTCGGCGTTCGTCACGCTGGGGGCGGGAGAGGCCCAGACCTTCATGCTCGAGATGCACCCGACGAAGTCCGGCCCGCTTCGCTACCGGCTTCATGTGAGGTTCCCGGAGGAGTGGAAGGGCGGGGAGGGGGCCCGGGTGGTGGGGATTCTCTCGTCCAGAGAGACCGGCTCGCTCCGGTTGAATCCCCAGGACACCTTCACCGTGGGGCAGGACCTGGGCGATGGGGCGCGGGTGGCCTTCGTGAACCAGGTGCCTTTCGAGACGCTGTCGGGGGACGGCTCGGACGAGGGCTGGGCGCTGCCCGAGGGGACGTTCTTCTACTTCACGCTGTACTCACCGGACCGGGCGTTGCTCGGCGAGCTGGAAGTCGACCTCAAGAGCATGGAGGCCAAGTGCAAGTGTGACGTGTACGCGGGCGTGAAGCCGGTGGAGCGCTCCC
This window of the Stigmatella erecta genome carries:
- the asnS gene encoding asparagine--tRNA ligase gives rise to the protein MQVISVKKALAGAVSAGDKVEVRGWVRTRRDSKAGISFVNVSDGSCFDPIQVVAPNTLPNYEKEVLHLTTGASVICRGTLVQSQGKGQAFEVQADEVQVLGLVDDPDTYPIQPKQHTLEFLREVAHLRVRTNTFSSVTRVRHSAMQAIHRFFHEEGFFWVNTPIITASDAEGAGQMFRVSTLDALNPPRTPEGKVDWHKDFFGKEAYLTVSGQLNVEAYCLAMSKVYTFGPTFRAENSNTTRHLAEFWMIEPEIAFANLNDDAALAERFLKYVFQAVLNECAPDMKFFEERVQKGVTERLEKFIHSSFERIDYTDAITILKNAKKKKFEYTPEWGNDLQTEHERYLTEEHVGRPVVVMNYPEKIKAFYMRINEDGKTVAAMDVLAPGIGEIIGGSQREERLDVLDQRMVQFGLKPESYQWYRDLRRYGTVPHAGFGLGFERLIVYLCGLQNIRDAIPYPRVPGWAQF